A section of the Patescibacteria group bacterium genome encodes:
- a CDS encoding SUMF1/EgtB/PvdO family nonheme iron enzyme — MSEVLDLKHKARSTGGRQDSGRFEYQEKGGKRKSGWIRWLIVMIVAVALTTAGIKASDSLFGNKAKNNSLCPAEMVFIPGSTGGFCLDKYEDAAGNGCSFKDPANQDQTRTNLENQSCQPASQAGLIPWRYISQNQAAVACAKAGKRLPTNEEWLAAALATPDKNSNWGADDCQVANNWVKQPGPAGSGKNCVSGAGAYDLIGNVWEWVEGTVEDGKYQGNALPDDGYIKGVNSLAMPTDTNSDQADPNYYDDYFWIKKTGSRGIARGGYWGNNDQAGQYSVYLVTPPSEAGTGTGFRCAK; from the coding sequence ATGTCCGAAGTATTGGATTTAAAACATAAGGCAAGGTCAACCGGCGGAAGGCAAGATTCCGGGCGTTTTGAGTATCAAGAAAAGGGCGGAAAAAGAAAATCTGGCTGGATAAGGTGGCTGATCGTGATGATCGTCGCGGTGGCTTTGACGACCGCCGGGATCAAGGCGAGCGACAGTTTGTTCGGCAACAAGGCGAAAAATAATTCTCTTTGTCCGGCCGAGATGGTTTTTATTCCAGGTTCGACCGGCGGTTTTTGCCTGGATAAATATGAAGACGCGGCCGGCAATGGCTGCTCTTTCAAGGATCCGGCCAATCAGGACCAAACCAGAACTAATTTGGAAAACCAGTCTTGCCAGCCGGCCTCGCAAGCGGGCTTGATCCCTTGGCGCTATATTTCGCAAAATCAGGCGGCGGTGGCCTGCGCCAAAGCCGGTAAGCGCTTGCCCACCAACGAAGAATGGCTGGCGGCCGCGTTGGCCACTCCGGATAAGAATAGCAATTGGGGAGCTGATGATTGCCAAGTGGCCAATAATTGGGTCAAACAGCCGGGACCGGCCGGCTCGGGAAAAAATTGCGTTTCGGGCGCGGGCGCTTATGACTTGATCGGCAACGTCTGGGAATGGGTGGAAGGGACTGTCGAAGACGGAAAATATCAGGGCAACGCCCTGCCTGACGACGGTTATATCAAGGGGGTGAATTCCCTGGCCATGCCCACTGATACCAATTCGGACCAAGCTGATCCTAATTATTACGATGATTATTTTTGGATAAAAAAGACCGGCTCCCGCGGCATTGCGCGCGGCGGTTATTGGGGTAATAATGATCAAGCCGGGCAATATTCCGTCTATCTGGTGACGCCGCCGTCCGAAGCGGGCACGGGCACGGGATTCAGATGCGCGAAATAG
- a CDS encoding Hsp20/alpha crystallin family protein: MSFLSKIKKKTEAVDIEEGEKLPKKILDEDSTEHLQLDVDIYQTSSKIVVFAPIAGVKTDKLDIFVESENDVITISGKKEIPKLIKDEDEEKEYLCQENRWGEFYRQIILPEEINVAKIESIIENGVLVLKLPLLRIQSRGKKRIEVKEMEEEN, encoded by the coding sequence ATGTCTTTTTTAAGCAAAATAAAGAAAAAAACCGAGGCGGTCGACATTGAAGAAGGGGAGAAGCTGCCGAAAAAAATATTGGATGAAGATTCTACCGAGCATTTGCAATTGGATGTGGATATCTATCAAACTTCCTCGAAGATCGTGGTTTTTGCGCCGATTGCCGGCGTGAAAACCGATAAGCTGGACATTTTCGTGGAAAGCGAGAACGACGTGATCACTATTTCCGGCAAAAAAGAAATTCCCAAATTGATCAAAGACGAAGACGAAGAAAAAGAATATCTTTGCCAGGAAAACCGCTGGGGAGAGTTTTATCGCCAGATAATCCTTCCCGAGGAGATCAATGTCGCTAAGATCGAATCGATCATCGAAAACGGGGTCTTGGTTTTGAAATTGCCGCTCTTGCGCATCCAGTCCAGAGGAAAGAAAAGGATCGAGGTGAAGGAGATGGAAGAGGAAAATTAA
- a CDS encoding Ig-like domain-containing protein, producing the protein MIKQFARIFTLIFFLSFVIGFMPAASVRAAGATLYLSPSSGTYSVGDVFNVNIVLNSGGGNGVNASDGNIKFDNDYLVVKSISKNNSVFSLWTAEPNFSNTAGTITYSGGAPAAYKGSSGVIISVNFAVLKAGSGGASFSSASALAADGQGTNILANTSGAQYTFKEKTPVVSKPTSTVPTTQPTQPTVGGALPPQPKIDSATHPDENIWYANNNPVFSWKLLPDVSAVSLSLDQSSSTDPGKKSDGIIETKTYSNVADGRNFLHLKFQNKAGWGPVATRQTLIDTKPPTDFAINIDNGGDPTNPTPKLSFVTVDVTSGIAKYKINLDGEIKEYAAPEYLKNPYQLPILKPGAHLLQIAVADQAGNTASSSKQFSVEPLKAPVITDMPATINQGAELAIQGTSFYPDATINIYISQDDKNIKTLQTKTDTDGNWTYFQHNELARGEYHVWAQVIDSRGAQSTESSRKGLLVQSPSLITAYGTWIILFLLLVIIFLICLMIYLKRQNRQRKDRAIRESQELEKRLNEIFAALKEEVNELMELADKKSGYSESEKRVRDKINEALDISQEFISKEIKDVEKEIE; encoded by the coding sequence ATGATCAAGCAATTCGCGAGAATTTTTACCTTAATTTTTTTCCTTTCTTTTGTGATTGGTTTTATGCCGGCCGCGAGCGTCCGGGCTGCCGGGGCGACTTTGTATTTATCGCCTTCCAGCGGAACTTACAGCGTCGGCGATGTTTTTAACGTCAACATCGTTCTTAATAGCGGCGGGGGGAATGGCGTTAACGCCTCGGACGGCAATATTAAATTCGACAATGATTATTTGGTGGTTAAAAGCATCTCCAAAAATAATTCGGTTTTCAGCCTTTGGACGGCAGAACCTAATTTTTCCAATACCGCCGGGACAATAACTTACTCGGGCGGAGCCCCGGCCGCTTATAAAGGCAGTTCGGGCGTGATCATTTCCGTAAACTTCGCGGTTTTAAAAGCAGGTTCGGGCGGAGCCAGTTTTTCTTCGGCCAGCGCCTTGGCCGCCGATGGCCAGGGAACCAACATTTTGGCCAATACTTCGGGCGCGCAATATACTTTCAAGGAAAAAACGCCCGTGGTTAGCAAGCCGACTTCAACTGTCCCGACTACCCAGCCGACCCAGCCAACGGTCGGCGGCGCCTTGCCGCCCCAGCCCAAGATCGATTCGGCCACCCATCCCGACGAAAATATCTGGTATGCCAATAATAATCCGGTCTTTAGCTGGAAACTTTTGCCCGATGTTTCCGCGGTCAGCCTTTCCCTTGACCAAAGCTCTTCAACCGACCCGGGAAAGAAATCCGACGGCATCATCGAAACTAAAACTTATTCCAACGTCGCCGATGGCCGGAACTTTCTGCATTTAAAATTTCAAAATAAGGCCGGTTGGGGGCCGGTCGCAACCCGCCAAACTTTGATCGATACCAAGCCGCCAACCGATTTCGCGATCAACATCGATAACGGCGGCGATCCCACGAACCCGACGCCGAAACTGTCCTTTGTCACCGTTGACGTAACTTCCGGCATTGCCAAGTATAAAATTAATTTAGACGGAGAAATCAAGGAATATGCCGCTCCGGAATATCTCAAAAATCCTTATCAGCTGCCGATACTTAAACCAGGCGCGCATCTGCTTCAGATCGCCGTAGCCGACCAAGCCGGGAACACGGCCAGTTCATCCAAACAATTTTCCGTGGAACCCTTGAAGGCCCCGGTCATTACCGATATGCCAGCGACGATCAATCAGGGCGCGGAACTGGCGATCCAGGGAACTTCTTTTTATCCCGACGCGACCATCAATATTTATATTTCCCAGGATGATAAAAATATCAAAACTCTGCAGACCAAAACCGATACCGACGGCAACTGGACTTATTTTCAGCACAATGAATTGGCCAGGGGCGAATATCACGTTTGGGCGCAAGTGATCGACAGCCGCGGCGCGCAAAGCACTGAAAGTTCGCGCAAGGGCCTCTTGGTCCAGTCTCCTTCGCTCATCACCGCTTATGGAACTTGGATCATTCTTTTCCTCTTGTTAGTGATCATCTTCCTCATTTGCTTGATGATTTATTTAAAGCGGCAGAATAGGCAGAGAAAAGATCGGGCGATCAGAGAGTCGCAGGAATTGGAAAAGCGGCTGAATGAAATATTCGCCGCGCTTAAGGAAGAAGTCAATGAATTGATGGAGCTGGCCGACAAAAAATCCGGCTACTCTGAGTCGGAAAAACGCGTGCGCGATAAGATCAACGAAGCCTTGGATATTTCCCAGGAATTCATCAGCAAGGAGATTAAAGATGTGGAAAAAGAGATCGAATAG
- a CDS encoding dockerin type I repeat-containing protein, translating to MITGKKFNKISYFSRAGRISRFHDRNGLIKQVLGGFICLLAVFLISAFSARATNLYQAYDLINSSRPATSTNHLVNFNTAQAVPPGGKIVISFANNGLAIPALFDYFDLDLAVAASGTDIFLNRQLGDVAATSTDGVAVTAGQGGKITITLNSSTGIAAHDRVRIKMGKNAAFGGLGVNQIINASSAGSYWLDVKTYNAADAVIDNVRTFVVMVEPVAVSAGLIKIRANGLPTGTLTAQTTQTIMSLTTNYDATCRYSVASGTDYYDMTDEFYTSDDLYHTIMITGLSSARCFSYFVRCHDTVEDTVNFDDYLIHFCVAAQGEGGTGGGTGGGTGTGTGGGTGGGGGGGGGGGGGGGRGSGSGSGTGILKPFPLQNVQLPSVALSGYAYPGSSIGVSQDSQLLGSVLARPDASFFAEVGSLKKGLYTFTLVAKDTEGINSIAYPTTFWIEANTQTNVTNILIPPTIKLASTTIELGQNIFVSGQSAPNVWVIVQMNDPGKKLLSAKKEKVSADGRWSSIFPTAGLSRGIYELTALTSYAKIGSSTLSQKVLCGVGQKLEQGPCSRSDINKDGKINLVDFSILMYYWGTNNANADINQDGKINLVDFSIMMYCWTG from the coding sequence ATGATCACTGGTAAAAAATTTAACAAAATCAGTTATTTTTCCAGAGCCGGCCGGATAAGTCGCTTTCATGATAGAAATGGACTTATCAAACAGGTCCTGGGCGGCTTTATTTGTTTGCTGGCCGTTTTTTTGATTTCGGCCTTTTCCGCCCGGGCCACCAATTTATATCAAGCCTATGATCTGATCAACAGTTCTCGGCCGGCAACTTCAACTAATCATCTGGTTAATTTTAATACCGCTCAAGCAGTGCCGCCGGGAGGAAAAATTGTCATTAGCTTCGCCAATAACGGCTTGGCCATCCCAGCTCTGTTCGATTATTTTGATCTGGATCTGGCCGTGGCCGCTTCCGGGACTGATATTTTTCTCAATCGCCAGTTGGGCGATGTGGCCGCCACCAGCACCGACGGCGTGGCAGTTACTGCCGGCCAGGGAGGAAAGATCACCATCACTTTGAATTCTTCCACGGGCATTGCCGCGCATGATCGAGTGCGGATAAAAATGGGCAAGAACGCCGCCTTTGGCGGTTTGGGCGTAAATCAGATCATCAACGCCTCCAGCGCCGGAAGCTATTGGCTTGATGTCAAGACTTATAACGCGGCCGACGCGGTCATTGATAATGTCCGAACTTTCGTGGTGATGGTCGAGCCGGTCGCGGTGAGCGCGGGCTTGATAAAAATTCGCGCCAACGGTTTGCCGACCGGCACTTTGACCGCGCAAACAACGCAGACGATCATGTCCTTAACGACCAACTATGACGCCACTTGCCGCTATAGCGTGGCGAGCGGGACGGATTATTACGACATGACCGATGAATTTTATACTTCCGACGATCTCTATCACACCATCATGATCACCGGTTTATCCAGCGCCCGCTGTTTTTCCTATTTTGTCCGCTGTCACGATACTGTCGAAGACACGGTGAATTTTGACGATTATCTCATTCATTTTTGCGTGGCCGCGCAAGGCGAGGGCGGCACGGGCGGCGGCACGGGCGGCGGCACGGGCACGGGAACCGGCGGCGGCACGGGCGGCGGTGGCGGCGGAGGAGGCGGCGGTGGCGGCGGCGGAGGCAGGGGTTCGGGCAGCGGTTCAGGCACGGGCATCCTCAAGCCTTTTCCTCTCCAAAACGTGCAATTACCCAGCGTGGCTTTGAGCGGCTATGCTTACCCCGGCTCGAGCATCGGCGTTTCCCAGGATAGCCAGTTATTGGGATCGGTGCTGGCCAGGCCTGACGCCAGTTTTTTTGCCGAGGTCGGCAGCCTGAAAAAGGGATTATATACTTTTACCCTGGTGGCCAAGGACACCGAAGGGATAAATTCGATCGCCTATCCCACGACTTTTTGGATCGAGGCTAACACGCAAACGAATGTGACTAATATTTTGATTCCGCCGACGATCAAATTGGCCAGCACGACAATTGAGCTGGGCCAAAATATTTTCGTTTCCGGACAAAGCGCCCCCAACGTGTGGGTGATCGTCCAAATGAACGACCCGGGCAAAAAATTACTAAGCGCCAAGAAAGAAAAAGTTAGCGCCGACGGCCGCTGGAGTTCGATTTTTCCCACCGCCGGATTGAGCCGGGGGATTTATGAATTAACGGCGCTGACTTCTTATGCCAAGATCGGTTCAAGCACTTTGAGCCAAAAAGTCCTCTGCGGCGTGGGTCAGAAGCTCGAGCAAGGGCCTTGTTCCCGCTCCGACATCAACAAGGACGGCAAGATCAATTTGGTCGATTTTTCCATTTTAATGTATTACTGGGGAACGAATAATGCCAATGCCGATATCAATCAAGACGGCAAGATCAACCTGGTCGATTTTTCCATCATGATGTATTGCTGGACCGGTTAA